From the genome of Nicotiana sylvestris chromosome 2, ASM39365v2, whole genome shotgun sequence, one region includes:
- the LOC138885609 gene encoding uncharacterized protein — protein sequence MAKTSKTVPQKEKAFFFFFSAAVAWMSHAVPDLEDWVRKLAATSSHAERCWRDLARGRWEAKNHGLGDVAELRPTPLGEEVVPKSAKDKKKRRDPPSNTPEPKKSRARKPKDDSAALSSSVAQKLQDEEEEREDAGCELMPRKRGNIEASKAAGPVTVDETHPRTEEISEGCGASFPETFSKYQAELNRCEAELKKLTEERDALKCLYVKKEEDTRDLRADLAQAHKEEAELDTQVTILLKEYGLDSTMEANTSISQLQQKLEMIELLRWEVYQVKADCDRWNKNVDRLATEKEAALPKFSSAEVQLQGVKEKISAQAKRIEELKAELAEAKAEVGKTKISAGKSIAMYLANGKASQAQLREASVRELRSNDLARCQSHRETLEEIHARGFDLFEEIAQANALEADARLLVSSDDDDEGQRLHWLAI from the exons ATGGCAAAAACCTCCAAAACTGTCCCTCAAAAGGAGAaagccttcttcttcttcttctcagcCG CGGTTGCATGGATGTCTCATGCGGTCCCCGACCTTGAAGACTGGGTTCGGAAGCTGGCTGCAACTTCCTCCCATGCCGAACGCTGTTGGCGTGACTTGGCCAGGGGTAGATGGGAGGCTAAAAATCATG GCCTCGGGGATGTTGCTGAATTGAGGCCAACCCCGCTTGGGGAAGAGGTGGTTCCCAAATCGGCCAAGGACAAGAAAAAGAGAAGGGACCCGCCTTCTAATACCCCAGAGCCTAAGAAGAGTAGGGCTCGTAAGCCGAAGGACGACTCTGCCGCTTTGTCTTCCAGCGTAGCCCAAAAGCTACAAGATGAGGAAGAGGAGAGAGAGGATGCCGGTTGTGAGCTGATGCCTCGAAAGAGGGGAAACATTGAAGCTTCTAAGGCAGCTGGGCCGGTGACGGTCGATGAGACTCACCCTCGAACCGAGGAGATCTCGGAAG GCTGTGGTGCTTCATTTCCCGAAACATTCTCCAAGTACCAGGCTGAGCTGAACCGGTGTGAGGCCGAACTCAAGAAGCTCACTGAGGAGAGAGATGCCCTCAAATGCCTCTATGTGAAGAAAGAAGAGGATACCAGGGACCTCCGAGCGGACTTGGCCCAGGCTCATAAGGAAGAGGCCGAGCTAGATACACAGGTAACTATCCTTTTGAAAGAGTACGGTCTCGACTCAACTATGGAAGCTAATACTTCAATATCTCAGCTGCAGCAAAAGCTGGAAATGATCGAGCTGCTCCGATGGGAAGTCTATCAGGTTAAAGCCGACTGCGATCGGTGGAATAAGAACGTGGACCGCCTTGCTACAGAGAAAGAGGCTGCCTTGCCCAAATTTTCATCGGCTGAGGTCCAACTTCAGGGCGTCAAAGAGAAAATTTCAGCCCAGGCTAAAAGGATCGAGGAGCTCAAAGCCGAGCTTGCTGAGGCCAAGGCGGAGGTCGGGAAGACGAAGATCTCGGCTGGTAAGTCCATAGCCATGTATTTGGCCAATGGCAAGGCTTCTCAGGCACAACTAAGGGAGGCTTCTGTTCGAGAGCTACGGAGCAATGACTTGGCGAGGTGCCAATCCCAtagggagaccctcgaggaaatcCATGCTCGAGGTTTTGACCTCTTTGAAGAGATAGCTCAAGCTAATGCGCTTGAAGCTGATGCCAGGTTGCTTGTCTCCTCCGATGACGATGATGAA ggacAACGACTACATTGGCTAGCCatttag